The proteins below are encoded in one region of Pseudophryne corroboree isolate aPseCor3 chromosome 8, aPseCor3.hap2, whole genome shotgun sequence:
- the LOC134948865 gene encoding serine/arginine repetitive matrix protein 1-like yields MSKDKQTRSAPSPTPSDLSLHSNEEWEPTQEADTTDQACSDQPRSSRAHEKSKKKPSRKARSQPEEQSEEEASGEDAGPKKPRGPRYTEAENCTLVDCVDRSYDVLYGPRAQTTAARTKQSIWESIASQVTAISGNHRSTRNCLKRYSDCRRQTKKKMGIQRRHETATGGGPALNLKWLPWEDVIRRRMNPAMVEGVRGGVDSSRPAGFPEEEEPPRRRKKAGDKPSKRRSDDRPAQRTSPAHRTSPAHGPSPVQQASAAARGPSTAPQASRAHRSSPVRHSSSSRSLSPVHQTTSAHRLSPVRQTPSATTPQDGRQTTAPARRPSPDRRLSRSSGTVTEEPQDTTLVDPSPDLFESTGLTDETFLGFEDSRADVSSQTLEKSSETRTSGAPGAAASQDGEVVPRTSSGLASGIGSYFRPDLLLQESSEDDEVEVQEAPVATSLSAQIQVVADIQEGQNPSTVQRVHTLTSEIGTRQDTYTNVVGSRLDNIERTMEKMSNSLLELQKTLSDSTATILQVRMQDHRENMNVLHILAESMTRLVDNSSCLAESNKNMSESHRHSSSSQQVIATTLQMIYDKLPGPAHQHAGDPPYPPSQATRTPRTLPQVPSQYRQSQMYQGYTGMYPTPQMPPPPATQSSAAWAQRPSQHTTQPPRTSTPYQGEEEDPDRLPP; encoded by the exons atgtcaaaggacaagcagacccgatccgccccttcccccaccccctcggatctatccctgcatagcaacgaggagtgggagccaacccaggaggcggatacgaccgaccaggcatgtagtgaccagccgcggtcgtcaagggcccatgagaagtccaagaaaaagcctagtagaaag gcaagaagccagccagaggagcagtcggaggaggaagcctctggtgaagatgcaggaccgaaaaagccgcgtggacccagatacactgaggcggaaaactgtaccctagtggattgcgtcgacaggtcctacgacgttttgtatggaccaagggcacagacaacagcagctaggacaaagcaaagcatctgggaatccattgcgagtcaagtcactgcaatatctggaaaccaccggagcaccagaaattgcttgaagcggtacagtgattgccgcagacagaccaagaagaagatggggattcagcgccgacatgagacagctacgggaggtggcccggctctcaacctgaagtggctaccctgggaggatgttattagaaggcgcatgaaccctgccatggtcgaaggagttcgcggaggtgtggactctagccgtcctgctggctttcccgaggaggaagaaccgcccagaagacggaagaaggcgggagataagccgtccaaaaggaggtctgatg acaggcctgcccagaggacatcacctgcgcacaggacatcgccagcgcacggaccgtcacctgtgcagcaggcatcagcagcagcgcgcggaccatcaactgcgccgcaagcatcgcgagcacacagatcgtcacctgtgcgccacagttcgtcatcgcgcagtttgtcacctgtgcaccagacgacgtcagcgcacagactatcacctgtgcgccagacaccgtcggcgaccacaccacaagatgggcgccaaactacagctcctgcgcgcaggccatcaccagatcgtcgtctctccaggagctctgggactgtgactgaagagcctcaagacacaacccttgtggacccatcacccgatctgtttgagtctacagggttaacagacgaaacttttcttgggtttgaggacagccgtgcagacgtatccagccagacccttgaaaagtcttccgaaacgaggacaagtggagctcctggagcagcggcatcacaggatggagaag tggtgccacggaccagcagcggactagcttcggggattggttcctacttcaggccggatctcctcctacaggagtcgtcagaggatgacgaggtggaagtgcaggaggctccagttgctacatccctgt ctgcccaaatccaagtggtggcagacatccaggaagggcagaatccctcaactgttcagagggttcacaccctgacATCGGAGATTGGGACCCGCCAGGATACGTACACAAATgtcgtgggaagcagactggacaacattgagaggacaatggagaagatgtcaaacagtctgcttgaactgcagaagactctttccgacagcacggccacaatactacaggtCAGAATGCAAGATCATAGGGAGAATATGAACGTACTTCacattctggccgaatccatgacccggctcgtggacaacagctcatgtctggcagaaagcaataaaaacatgtcggagagtcatcgacactcctcatccagccaacaggtcatcgcaaccacactgcagatgatctatgataagctcccaggaccagctcatcaacacgctggtgatccaccatatccgccgtcgcaagccacaaggacgcctcgtacccttcctcaagtcccatcccagtacagacagtcacagatgtaccagggatatacagggatgtaccccaccccccagatgcctccaccaccggccacacaatcttcagccgcatgggcacagaggcccagtcaacatactacccagcctcccaggacatccacgccctatcagggggaagaagaggatccggacagacttccaccataa